The following coding sequences are from one Papilio machaon chromosome 8, ilPapMach1.1, whole genome shotgun sequence window:
- the LOC106720700 gene encoding cytochrome b5-related protein, which produces MASLKSKWEEIANARAREKKTHVSFPQLKYPSLRDSGMRDPVQWLTGKALDDGAEGLWRIHGKLYDVTKFLNKHPGGEEWLELTKGTDITEAFESHHLNPATEKILEKYYVRDAKTPRNSPFTFKDDGFYRTLKREVYKELSKVPKHVSRTADLITDGLFLSLLCSSALACWVVNSWLAQLWYIIASICLALLTVACHNFIHRKTNWRMFLFNLSMWSYRDFRVSHVLSHHLFTNTLMDLEISSLEPILQYNPRKNKPVYARLGFITEFFFFPLIFFALFLKRFVSIFVREEFLKKHYGWHDCLGFLLPLWMWLITGSPITKVLYVWFWIICTGSLLFHLIGVNAAHHHPDAIKDGDQPRNETPDWGEHQVEALLDRKDINSNTFAVVTLFGEHALHHMFPTLDHLVLKYLHPLFLQTCDKYKAKYRVSTQFEMVLGQIKETMRTDYKSID; this is translated from the exons ATGGCGTCTTTGAAATCTAAGTGGGAAGAAATCGCAAATGCTCGAGCTAGAGAAAAGAAAACTCATGTCAGCTTTCCGCAATTGAAATATCCATCTCTCAGGGATTCTGGCATGAGAGATCCCGTCCAATGGCTAACGGGTAAGGCATTAGACGACGGAGCTGAAGGTCTATGGCGAATTCACGGCAAATTGTACGATGTTACAAAGTTCCTAAATAAACATCCTGGAGGAGAAGAATGGCTGGAATTAACAAAG GGTACTGATATAACAGAAGCTTTTGAATCCCATCATTTAAATCCGGCAACCGAAAAGATTCTTGAGAAATATTATGTTAGAGATGCGAAAACACCACGTAATTCTCCGTTCACCTTTAAAGATGATGGATTTTACAGAACATTAAAAAGAGAAGTTTATAAAGAACTATCAAAAGTCCCGAAACATGTTTCAAGGACAGCCGATTTAATAACTGatggattatttttatctcttcTATGTAGTTCTGCATTGGCATGTTGGGTTGTGAATTCTTGGCTAGCTCAGTTGTGGTATATTATCGCATCTATATGTTTGGCATTATTGACTGTAGCTTGTCATAACTTCATCCACCGCAAAACTAACTGGAGAATGTTTCTATTCAATCTCAGTATGTGGTCATACAG AGATTTCAGAGTGTCGCACGTGTTATCGCACCATTTATTCACAAACACCCTCATGGATCTTGAAATCAGTTCTTTAGAACCAATCCTGCAATATAATCCCAGAAAAAATAAGCCTGTATATGCTAGACTCGGTTTTATTActgaatttttcttttttccgcTTATTTTCTTTGCACTTTTTCTTAAAAg gTTTGTCTCTATATTTGTTAgagaagaatttttaaaaaaacactatgGTTGGCATGATTGCCTTGGTTTTCTTTTACCATTGTGGATGTGGCTTATTACCGGCAGTCCCataacaaaagttttatatgtttgGTTTTGGATCATATGCACGGGAAGTCTGCTGTTTCATTTAATTGGAGTAAATGCAGCTCATCATCATCCAGATGCTATAAAGGACGGTGATCAACCAAG AAACGAAACCCCTGACTGGGGTGAGCATCAAGTGGAGGCACTTCTTGATAGAAAGGACATAAACAGCAATACGTTTGCAGTAGTGACGCTTTTCGGCGAGCATGCTCTCCACCACATGTTCCCGACTCTCGACCACCTAGTACTTAAATACTTACATCCTCTTTTCTTACAGACATGTGATAAATATAAAGCCAAATACAGAGTGTCGACACAATTTGAAATGGTACTCGGTCAGATTAAGGAAACTATGAGGACCGACTATAAAAGCATTGATTGA
- the LOC106720661 gene encoding cytochrome b5-related protein: MPPNSEYLAIAAKRAEEKKTHVSFPQLVYPSLRDDGLRDPVQWLMGKAMDDGAEGVWRVHDGLYDFEPFLQIHPGGAEWLELTKGTDITEAFESHHLNPAVNKVLEKYYIRKAKTPRNSPFTFKDDGFFRSLKRAVWAELQKTPRHIHKRADTIIDGLFVAFLVSCAISCISKSYWVVMTSYLSASLCLAWLTVAAHNYIHKKTNWRMYLFNFSLWSYRDFRVSHALSHHLYPNTLMDLEISGFEPFVFWLPLKNRFYGKFAIFIELATFGLIFPVNFFKRLILNFLRKDFFLNHYRWHDVLGFLTPVWMWVISGCSFYDAFIMWLWIICTASFIFFNIGSNAAHHHPICFRDGDEVDEVTRDWGLHEVEAVMDRRDINTSFFRVMTFFGHHTLHHLFPTLDHAVLEYMYPVFLQHCEKYRAKFRVTTQFDMVVQQIKLTAKKTPNLLEKSN, from the exons ATGCCACCTAATAGTGAATATTTGGCCATTGCTGCAAAACGAGCAGAGGAAAAGAAGACGCATGTCAGTTTCCCTCAGTTAGTGTATCCTTCGCTCAGAGATGATGGCCTAAGAGATCCAGTGCAATGGTTAATGGGGAAAGCTATGGATGATGGTGCAGAGGGTGTATGGAGGGTACATGATGGATTGTATGATTTTGAACCTTTTCTTCAAATACATCCAGGAGGTGCAGAATGGCTAGAATTAACTAAg GGAACAGACATAACAGAAGCCTTTGAATCTCACCATCTGAATCCGGCTGTCAACAAAGTGCTGGAAAAATACTATATTAGAAAAGCAAAAACGCCAAGAAACTCTCCTTTTACTTTCAAAGATGACGGATTTTTCCGTTCATTGAAACGAGCGGTTTGGGCGGAACTACAAAAGACGCCTAGACACATCCACAAAAGAGCTGATACGATTATAGATGGATTGTTTGTTGCTTTCTTGGTTTCTTGCGCCATATCATGTATATCTAAGAGTTATTGGGTAGTAATGACATCATACTTATCAGCATCTCTGTGCTTAGCTTGGCTAACTGTTGCAGctcataattatattcataaaaagaCGAATTGGAGGATGTATCTTTTTAACTTCAGCTTATGGTCCTACAG agaTTTCAGAGTTTCCCACGCCCTTTCTCATCACCTTTACCCGAATACTCTTATGGATTTGGAAATAAGTGGATTTGAGCCATTCGTTTTTTGGCTGCCATTGAAAAATCGATTCTACGGAAAATTTGCCATTTTCATCGAACTAGCAACATTCGGACTAATTTTCCCAGTCAATTTCTTCAAacg gTTAATTTTGAACTTTTTGCGTAAAGATTTCTTCCTGAATCACTACCGCTGGCACGATGTTCTTGGTTTCCTCACACCCGTTTGGATGTGGGTTATAAGCGGTTGCAGCTTTTACGATGCATTCATAATGTGGCTGTGGATTATCTGCACTGCtagttttatattctttaacaTCGGATCTAACGCTGCCCATCACCATCCTATTTGCTTTAGAGACGGCGATGAAGTCga TGAAGTGACTCGGGACTGGGGTCTTCACGAAGTGGAGGCGGTCATGGACCGTCGTGACATTAACACCAGTTTCTTCAGAGTGATGACGTTCTTCGGACATCACACACTGCACCATTTATTTCCTACTTTGGATCACGCTGTCTTAGAATACATGTATCCCGTATTTCTCCAACATTGTGAAAAATatcgtgccaaatttcgtgtTACCACGCAATTTGATATGGTTgtacaacaaattaaattaacagcaAAGAAAACACCGAATCTTCTAGAAAAGAGTAATtga
- the LOC106720706 gene encoding ommochrome-binding protein, with the protein MMLVYFAVIALATVHAVEEKCDGVTINGLMHTKEVLKTNLDSPYQFSIDYTTNTLFFSYSTHIKDQRFQLAYLNLESKEFNIVSGIKDGFASAVDQDNGKVYLGAKGGVYSFNLKTKEANLLGSTSQNIWQMFYKDGLYYSTYPKEEVYFFKDGVYNRVEELKDTRAMLIALDDNKNIYFSNSSGLYKYNKSNKEILTLGVDVVNGMNSDANGKLYFTSPNGIFRINDKLNTIERLVTLENVYGAAIEKDGSVLCGTDEGIIRFKKSDKCNL; encoded by the coding sequence ATgatgttagtttattttgcaGTAATCGCACTGGCTACAGTGCATGCAGTTGAGGAGAAATGTGACGGCGTTACTATTAATGGATTGATGCACACCAAAGAAgtgttaaaaacaaatctagaTAGTCCATATCAATTTAGTATTGACTACACTACGAATACATTATTCTTCAGCTATTCAACACATATAAAAGATCAAAGATTTCAGTTGGCGTATCTAAATCTTGAAAGTAAAGAGTTTAACATTGTGTCTGGCATTAAAGATGGATTCGCATCCGCTGTTGACCAAGATAACGGTAAAGTTTACTTAGGAGCAAAAGGCGGTGtatacagttttaatttaaaaacaaaagaagctAATCTATTAGGATCGACTAGTCAAAATATATGGCAAATGTTCTACAAAGACGGACTATATTACAGTACTTACCCAAAGGAAGAAGTGTATTTCTTTAAAGATGGTGTTTATAACAGAGTTGAAGAATTAAAAGATACACGAGCTATGCTGATCGCTCTagatgataataaaaacatctaCTTTTCTAATTCATCaggtttatataaatacaacaaatcGAATAAGGAAATATTGACTTTGGGTGTAGATGTAGTTAATGGTATGAACTCAGATGCGAatggtaaattatatttcacttCGCCTAATGGTATTTTCagaataaatgataaattaaatactattgAGCGCTTAGTTACATTAGAAAACGTATATGGTGCTGCTATAGAAAAAGATGGCAGTGTATTATGTGGCACCGATGAAGGAATTATAAGATTTAAGAAAAGTGATAAAtgcaatttgtaa
- the LOC123721194 gene encoding uncharacterized protein LOC123721194 — MSELSQLIKQRGNIKARLTLFQKYLAPLMDSKETSTLRTNELSLRLNKMRDLSSNFEEVQLQIEMLDEDSDKQLKEREVTENLFFSLIAQAQSLLEFLEKSNNTETSSNISKGGRHLKLPPLKITPFNGDPNKWLTFRDSYLSLIHNNEDIDDISKFHYLKSYLEGAATSVIQSVSVSSNNYCIAWNLLCERYNNKRLLVNEHLKCLFSIEPLQKETDSGIRNLIDTLSKNLSALNSLDEPTDKWDTIIIYMASMKLDSVTAGKWEEFRSNKDSPTLDEFYSFLRRQATVLETTNARKPSIFEKRHSVPKVKSFTVSCVDSPPSKRCGICKQEHRLYECNKFKCLPVDERIAKTSLLKLCTNCLRSGHQSYQCRLGGCRICRRKHNTLLHKPQVQQTPQSNTQSVHTTPSTAHSKTNSTENSPNSDHDSTASRPSTVVSMTAASNNQALLSTALVKVTHKGKTVKMRALLDCGSQSSFISDRAQRKIGSHRTRDHHRNVSGLGNTILNITEHCTVQLHSLNTTFSAAIKCFVIPQITDNLPHATVHTKDLGIPDNIHLADPMFYQPAEIDILLGADIFWDLIGTGRISLGPQRPVLQETHLGWIVAGPMGGKYYNSNNSKVSCHFSRDISKQLAKFWELEEIPSNGNHTQDNHCERLFTQTTHREDDGRFCVQIPLKESTEVLGESYNIAEKRFLQLERNLKKKPEVQELYRNFIHEYERLGHMTEIPKPPFGCYLPHHAVIRESSDTTKLRVVFDASAKTTSGISFNDIQHVGPVVQDDLFSILLRYRQHKYVVSADVEKMYRQILVHPSQRVLQLILWRDDPSQPLKIFQLNTVTYGTASAPFLSTRCLLQLSKECNDKVISQSIKEDYYVDDYLSGASSEAELRHKIQSVTSTLSTARLPLRKFRTNVPSIFDNDSNTSMPKNLDLSSQSSVLGLKWDPPKDILWFPVNIQLDERVTKRTILSNSAKLFDPLGLLGPCTIIPKILLQKLWLTKLDWDDPVSHVVRKEWLAFVNNLNAVSKIEIPRCVIISEPEVIELHSFSDASQTAYASAIYLRSIDGAGQVLVRLLCAKTKVAPVKSTTIPRLELCGALLSARLSTKVLTALRCKVHNVFHWTDSTVVLCWLSSQANDLKPFVANRVGEVQELTASASWRHVPGTQNPADLASRGLNPRLIKSSTLWWEGPPFLRKNPCEWPQMGNFKSMPNEEVPERKSYSKLHTTNSLLTTNHTHVQPTPDMSRLVNFERHSKFTTLHRSIAYVLRFINNLRKNHPKTTGHLTQNELKSSLHTLIKLHQKECFSKEIKILNSKQNLPSNSHVLSLSPFIDENGILCVGGRIQNSNETYERKHPILLDTNHNFTKLLFTHRHNQLLHGGPQLLLSDLRNNYWPLRGRVLARSTVNNCRLCKLMKAKGFNPIMGNLPASRVSPSLPFQTSGVDFAGPFLITDRKGRGCKITKCYLCLFICFATKALHLEVASDLSTDVFILCLRRFISRRGKPLELYCDNGTNFVGANNEITAFLRSSNESISGFAADEGIKFWFSPAYSPHFGGLWEAGVKSAKFHVTRILGDKHLTFEELSTIFTQIEAILNSRPLTPLSSDPNDLNPLTPAHFLIGRPLTSLPSENLLDANPRRLDRYRWLETMRQHFWERWRNEYLSELQQKTKWRVKQRGLQEGELVVIKEANVPPLKWRMARVHKLYPGSDGIARVADVYTAKGIIRRGVHNLCSLPDSSS, encoded by the coding sequence ATGAGTGAATTATCGCAACTTATTAAGCAAAGAGGTAACATCAAGGCTAGGTTAACGTTATTTCAAAAGTATTTAGCGCCTTTGATGGATTCAAAAGAAACTAGTACACTAAGGACAAATGAACTTAGtcttagattaaataaaatgcgagATCTGTCATCGAACTTCGAAGAGGTTCAATTACAGATCGAGATGTTGGATGAAGACAGTgacaaacaattaaaagaaCGCGAAGTGACAGAAAATTTATTCTTCTCTTTAATCGCTCAAGCTCAGTCGCTGCTGGAATTTTTGGAAAAGTCTAACAACACTGAAACTTCATCCAACATTAGCAAGGGTGGTCGTCATTTAAAGCTGCCCCCATTAAAAATCACGCCCTTCAACGGCGATCCAAACAAGTGGCTTACCTTTAGGGATTCGTATTTATCACTCATTCATAACAATGAAGACATCGACGATATTAGTAAATTTCATTACCTTAAATCTTATCTAGAGGGCGCCGCGACTTCAGTTATACAGTCGGTATCCGTATCCTCGAATAATTATTGTATCGCTTGGAACTTACTATGCGAGCGGTATAATAACAAACGACTGTTAGTCAACGAACatcttaaatgtttattttcaatcgaACCACTGCAGAAAGAAACTGACAGTGGCATTCGGAATTTAATTGACACTCTGTCTAAAAATCTTAGTGCACTTAATTCGTTAGATGAACCCACCGACAAGTGGGACaccattattatttacatggCGTCCATGAAGTTAGATAGTGTCACGGCTGGCAAGTGGGAGGAGTTTCGGAGCAATAAGGATTCGCCTACATTAGACGAGTTTTATTCTTTCTTACGTCGACAAGCAACAGTTTTGGAAACTACAAATGCTAGGAAGCCATCCATATTTGAGAAACGTCACAGTGTTCCAAAAGTTAAATCATTTACTGTTTCATGCGTAGACTCCCCCCCCAGCAAGCGATGCGGCATCTGCAAACAAGAACATAGATTATACGAATGTAACAAATTCAAATGCTTGCCTGTAGATGAACGCATTGCTAAGACTTCATTACTAAAGTTGTGTACCAATTGTCTGCGCAGTGGTCATCAGTCCTACCAGTGTAGGCTAGGTGGCTGTAGGATCTGCCGGCGAAAACATAACACATTGTTACACAAACCACAAGTACAACAAACGCCACAAAGCAACACACAATCCGTTCATACTACGCCATCTACAGCCCACAGTAAAACAAACAGCACCGAAAACTCACCCAATTCTGATCACGACTCCACAGCATCCAGGCCCTCCACCGTCGTGTCCATGACTGCTGCCTCCAACAATCAAGCTCTTCTGTCTACGGCGTTGGTCAAGGTGACGCACAAGGGCAAAACTGTCAAGATGAGGGCGTTGCTAGACTGCGGCAGCCAATCGTCGTTTATCAGCGACAGGGCCCAGCGGAAAATAGGTTCCCACAGAACAAGGGATCATCATCGAAATGTCTCCGGCCTGGGTAAcaccattttaaatataacggAACACTGCACCGTACAGCTACATTCTCTGAATACCACATTTAGCGCGGCTATCAAGTGCTTCGTCATACCCCAAATCACAGACAACTTACCTCATGCAACTGTACATACAAAAGACCTGGGCATTCCTGACAACATCCATTTGGCCGACCCAATGTTTTATCAGCCAGCCGAGATCGATATTCTACTAGGCGCTGACATATTCTGGGATTTAATCGGTACAGGTAGGATCAGTTTAGGGCCGCAACGACCGGTTCTGCAGGAAACGCACCTAGGCTGGATAGTAGCTGGCCCCATGGGGGGGAAATATTACAACAGTAATAATTCAAAAGTAAGTTGTCACTTTTCACGGGATATTAGCAAACAGTTAGCCAAGTTCTGGGAACTTGAAGAAATCCCATCAAACGGTAACCACACACAAGACAATCATTGTGAAAGATTATTCACCCAAACTACTCATCGAGAAGATGACGGTAGATTTTGTGTTCAAATTCCTCTTAAGGAATCCACAGAAGTCTTGGGCGAATCATACAACATAGCTGAAAAAAGATTCCTACAACTGGAGCGAAACCTAAAGAAAAAACCTGAAGTCCAAGAGCTTTATCGAAATTTCATTCATGAATACGAACGCTTAGGGCACATGACTGAAATTCCAAAACCACCATTCGGCTGCTACCTCCCGCACCATGCAGTCATTAGGGAGTCGAGTGACACCACTAAACTTCGTGTAGTCTTTGACGCCTCTGCCAAAACTACCTCTGGAATATCGTTCAACGACATACAACATGTTGGGCCAGTGGTACAAGATgacttattttctattttattgcgTTACAGACAGCACAAGTATGTAGTGTCAGCAGATGTGGAGAAAATGTACCGCCAAATTCTGGTGCATCCCAGCCAGCGTGTGCTGCAGCTCATCCTGTGGCGCGACGATCCTTCGCAGCCGCTTAAAATATTCCAGTTGAATACAGTAACCTATGGTACGGCGTCGGCACCATTTCTAAGTACAAGGTGTTTGTTGCAGCTGTCGAAGGAATGCAACGATAAGGTCATATCTCAGTCAATCAAGGAAGACTATTATGTCGACGATTATTTGTCAGGGGCTTCATCGGAGGCTGAGCTGCGCCACAAAATCCAATCAGTAACGTCCACTCTCAGTACAGCACGCCTGCCTCTGCGTAAGTTCCGAACCAATGTGCCCTCCATCTTCGATAACGATTCGAATACGTCAATGCCCAAAAATCTAGACCTTTCTTCACAATCAAGCGTGTTGGGCTTGAAGTGGGATCCACCTAAGGACATCCTATGGTTTCCAGTCAACATTCAATTGGATGAAAGGGTAACCAAGCGCACTATCTTGTCCAATTCAGCTAAGTTATTCGACCCACTGGGCCTGTTGGGGCCATGCACAATTAttccaaaaatattactacaGAAATTGTGGCTCACAAAACTCGATTGGGATGATCCAGTAAGTCATGTTGTAAGAAAAGAATGGCTGGCctttgtaaacaatttgaacGCCGTATCGAAAATTGAAATTCCGAGATGCGTCATCATTAGCGAACCAGAAGTCATCGAATTGCACTCATTTTCAGATGCGTCCCAGACAGCCTACGCTTCTGCAATTTACTTACGATCCATTGATGGCGCAGGTCAGGTCCTTGTCAGGTTACTTTGTGCCAAGACTAAAGTTGCTCCAGTGAAGAGCACCACAATACCTCGTCTCGAGCTTTGTGGTGCCTTGCTTTCAGCACGACTAAGCACCAAGGTGTTGACTGCACTTCGCTGTAAAGTACACAACGTTTTTCACTGGACCGACTCAACAGTGGTTTTGTGCTGGCTATCTTCTCAAGCCAATGACTTAAAGCCGTTTGTGGCAAACCGCGTTGGTGAAGTGCAAGAGTTGACTGCGTCAGCCTCCTGGAGGCACGTTCCTGGAACTCAAAATCCAGCAGACTTGGCATCCCGCGGATTGAACCCAAGGTTAATTAAATCATCTACATTGTGGTGGGAAGGGCCACCGTTTTTAAGGAAAAACCCATGTGAATGGCCTCAAATGGGAAACTTCAAGAGCATGCCCAACGAAGAAGTACCTGAAAGAAAATCATATTCCAAATTACACACTACAAATTCATTACTCACTACTAATCATACACACGTACAACCTACACCTGACATGTCCAGGTTGGTGAACTTTGAAAGACATTCAAAGTTCACTACCCTGCACAGATCCATAGCTTATGTTCTAcgtttcataaataatttgcgTAAGAATCACCCCAAAACTACAGGGCATCTAACTCAGAATGAATTAAAGTCATCCCTACATACATTAATCAAATTACATCAGAAAGAATGTTTctcaaaagaaattaaaatattaaattctaaacaaAACTTACCGTCTAACTCCCACGTGCTATCCCTCAGTCCATTTATTGATGAGAATGGCATATTGTGCGTAGGTGGCCGTATCCAAAATTCCAATGAAACATATGAGAGAAAACATCCTATTCTATTAGACACAAACCATAACTTTACTAAATTGCTATTTACTCACAGGCATAACCAATTGTTACATGGCGGACCTCAACTGTTGCTCAGCGACCTAAGAAACAACTACTGGCCTTTAAGAGGCAGGGTACTAGCCCGGAGCACGGTAAATAATTGTAGATTGTGTAAACTCATGAAAGCTAAAGGTTTTAATCCCATAATGGGAAACCTACCTGCTTCGAGAGTCAGCCCAAGCCTTCCATTCCAGACCAGCGGAGTCGACTTCGCTGGCCCTTTTCTCATAACCGATCGCAAGGGTCGCGgttgtaaaataactaaatgttatttatgtttgttcaTCTGTTTTGCAACCAAGGCGCTGCACCTTGAAGTGGCGAGTGATCTTAGCACAGATGTCTTCATTTTATGTCTAAGACGGTTTATATCGCGTAGAGGTAAGCCACTGGAACTTTATTGCGATAACGGCACGAATTTTGTGGGTGCGAACAATGAAATCACAGCCTTTTTACGGTCAAGTAATGAAAGCATCTCTGGTTTTGCTGCCGATGAAGGAATTAAATTCTGGTTCTCACCGGCTTATTCTCCCCACTTCGGTGGGCTTTGGGAGGCAGGCGTTAAGTCTGCTAAATTTCACGTCACTCGCATATTGGGTGacaaacatttaacatttgaGGAGTTATCGACTATATTCACGCAGATTGAGGCAATCCTCAACTCCAGGCCATTAACTCCTCTCTCCTCTGATCCCAATGACCTGAATCCCCTCACTCCTGCGCACTTCCTGATCGGTAGACCACTCACATCGCTGCCTTCAGAAAACCTACTAGATGCAAATCCAAGAAGACTCGACCGATACAGATGGCTCGAAACCATGCGGCAACACTTCTGGGAACGCTGGAGGAACGAGTACCTGAGCGAGTTGCagcaaaaaactaaatggcGAGTCAAGCAGCGAGGACTGCAGGAAGGCGAGTTGGTAGTCATCAAGGAAGCTAACGTCCCACCATTGAAATGGCGAATGGCCCGTGTCCACAAATTATATCCTGGATCAGACGGAATAGCAAGAGTCGCCGATGTCTACACGGCGAAGGGAATAATCCGCAGAGGTGTCCATAACCTCTGCTCCTTGCCCGATTCATCCTCATAA